Genomic window (Syngnathus scovelli strain Florida chromosome 14, RoL_Ssco_1.2, whole genome shotgun sequence):
CTATTATCTTCAGCGAGGATGACCTGAAGGACGTGAAACCCCCCTGCGTCATTCAGAATTTCATCAACCACAATGCCGTGCTCTACAAGGTATTTGTGGTTGGAGACTCCTACACAGTGGTGGAGAGGCCCTCCCTCAAGAATTTCCCCGCCGGGCCTGCAGGTAAGCAAATCAGGAAGATGTTCCCCCTTAAATGACCAATAAAAGATCTTGTAAAATGTCTTTATAGCCCCTTGAGAAAGGCTTTTAGGAAGAATTGACTTTTATCCAAAAGGCTCAAATAGTCCAACATGTTCTAAATTCCCCAATGGTACAGTGTTCGTTTATAAACAGTCTAGATAAACTCAGCCAGCCTCTTCTGGGACCAAAAAAACTAGCAGTGCTGAGAGGACAGTTGGGAGACAAGAGCGTTTCCTCAAAAATTGGAATTTGTCGCCACCTACTGTTTACAATAAGCAATTACAGTGCCGGTTTGTTTTTATGTATGACtcactttttctttgttttcagaCAGGAAAGCCATTTTCTTCAACAGCCACAATGTTTCCAAGCCAGAGTCGTCCTCAGACTTGACCTCGGTATGATCTTACCAGCACATCTCAAAAATCTATATAGATCATAGATTTTCATTTATTGGGTGTGGGTCGATTTATTTTGTGCTTTTAGAGGGAGAACGTGGAGGGTGTATCTCAGCCTCCCAACGACGACGTCATCCGAGAACTGTCCAGGCACTTGCGGCAGGCGCTGGGCGTGTCCTTGTTTGGCATTGACGTCATCATCAATAACCAAACTGGCCAGCACGCCGTCATCGACGTCAACGCCTTCCCTGGTAGCTCCACGTCATCCTTAAGAGGATTTTCTTAAACCTCTCATTCAAAATCTTTTGCTTATTGAGTTGGAATTATAAAACAATTCTGACATAATAACCTTGAGTTATTTACGTACATGTGACGATCTTCCCGGGTCGCTAGGTTATGAGGGCGTCCCTGAGTTCTTCAACGAGCTGCTCAACCACATCAGCAGTGTGCTCCAGAGCCATGTCGGCCCATCCGACCCATCTCCCGGCGGCGAGCCACCCAAAGGTCTGAGCCCCGCTGCCGCCGCCTCCCCGTGGATGGTGGAGGGCGACGCGGGACTGAAGGGCGCCCGCCACCAGCGGCTGGGCTGCAGCTCGCCCATGTCGCCCAACTTTCAACAGCACTGCGTGTCCACCATAGCCACAAAGGCCTCCTCCCAGTGACTCTGGCCCGTACCGCCCGGCCccggcaagaacacacacactgtcACAACGGTGACAATAACAATGATTACTAAATCATAATAATTCAAATGATAATATCTCTAATCACAACCTTTTCCAGTGTAGTCCTTGCAAATGATGGTGATTGAGTGTAAAGctttttcctctctctttttgcctttattttttttttattttttgtccaatGGGACTTTTGTCAGTACTGTAATGTGAACCTTTTGGGAAGTCATTTGTCTTTGCTGCAGTGACACCCAGCTCGGCATTTTCAGACTGGGGAAAGATGTGCCACTCGatgtgcaatgtgtgtgtgtgtgagtgtgtgtgcgcgtgttgtGCGTTGTGTTCAACACCACTGACTCCTCTATAAGGGGAGGGAGCGTGCGTTTGAACTAAAAGATAAGCTGTTGACTTTCCGAGTGCCATCAAATTTTAGACTTGatttgaacagctgagaaagaaTTCTCAAAATGACCAAGTGAGTGCAAGAAGACATTCcgctttgtttcttttttcttttgtttgtctgCTTTTTTGTTCCACAAAATGAACTCTGCGAGATTCCATGATGAGATTCGTCACAGCATTTCATAGAGTCaactgtctattttttttttttcccttttatgcTCACTGCCTTCCGAGCGTAATTTATTCCACTGATTGTTTTAGATCAAATATGCCGTCAACACTTTAAAGGAGATGATTAAATAACTAACATTGGTTAATGGGGCAGTTTGCTTGATTGGACGCCCCACACACAACTTTTTAAACATTCAGCTGAATGTGAATCCACCCAATCAGCTGTAAATGTTTAAATAGCACATGtgggatgtgatttttttttctttgaaaatgTATTAAATGGGATTTTATGGGAAATCGTTTTATATGAATGACAGCATGTGAACAAATGTATTTACTAGGAGAAAAGGTTTTCCTTtcttaaaaaaagaagacaaattgGAGAACAAAGGTGTTAAAAGGGATAGATGTGTGCAAAACAGCCAAAATCTGGAAATTTGTCTTCCTCTAAGTCTGCTTCCTGGACACCTCAACTATTCTTCCTCATCCATAGGGTTGCATTGGCAATGGAATTAAGTCTGCCTTTTTCCACTGGTCAGATGGGAATAAGTATTAAGCAGGAAAT
Coding sequences:
- the itpk1b gene encoding inositol-tetrakisphosphate 1-kinase gives rise to the protein MQTFLKGRRVGYWLSEKKMKKLNFQAFADLCRKRGIEVIQLDLSQPLEEQGPLDVIIHKLTDLILEADQNDSQAVLLVQRVQDYIDAHPETIVLDPLPAIRTLLDRCKSYQLIHRIESCMQDERICSPPFMVLNTECCPDVLEQIRNRGLTFPFICKTRVAHGTNSHEMAIIFSEDDLKDVKPPCVIQNFINHNAVLYKVFVVGDSYTVVERPSLKNFPAGPADRKAIFFNSHNVSKPESSSDLTSRENVEGVSQPPNDDVIRELSRHLRQALGVSLFGIDVIINNQTGQHAVIDVNAFPGYEGVPEFFNELLNHISSVLQSHVGPSDPSPGGEPPKGLSPAAAASPWMVEGDAGLKGARHQRLGCSSPMSPNFQQHCVSTIATKASSQ